The genomic interval GCCTCCGCGGTGGCCTCGGGCTTGTTCCAATAGCCCTGCATGAGAGTGGGTCCGCGGTAGACGATTTCGCCGATCTCGCCGGGTGCGACGTCGTTCATCTCGTCGTCGACGATGCGGGCCTGGATGGTCGGGATGGGGCGGCCCACCGAACCCAGCTTGCGCAGCGCGTCGCGGCCCTCCAGCACGCAGGTGATCGGCGACATCTCGGTCTGGCCGAACACCGCGACGTTCTGGGCGTCGGGAAAGCACTCGGCCATGGCTCGCAGCACCGTGTCCGAGGCGGGCGCCGCACCCCAGCTGAGCATCTTCAGCGCCGTCTTGCGCTGCTTGACCGTGGGCTCCTCGCAGATCAGCTGCCACTGCGCGGGCACGCAGAACGCGGTGGTGGCCTGCTCGGCCTCGACGGCGTCGAGGAATTCGGTCGGGTCGAACGCACCGAGCGGATGCAGCACGGTCTTGCTGCCGAGCTGGAAAGCCGGTGCGAGACTGCCCAATCCAGCGATGTGGAACAGCGGCGAGGTGCAGAAGCCGACCGACTCGGGGGTGAGATCCATGGCCCGGATGCAGGTCAGCGCCTGCGCGGTCAGGTTGGCGTGCGACAGGATCGCGCCCTTCGGGCTGCCGGTGGTGCCCGAGGTGTACATGATCAGGCAGGGCGTGTCCTCCGGAATATCCAGGGGCACATGGGGTTCGCCCGCCTCGGCCAGCGCGTCGTCGTAGCCGAGCACGCCGTCGGCGCTCTGGCCGCCGATCACGACGCAGGTCTCGAGCGCCGGGGACTGCGCCATCACACCGGTGGCCAGCGGCTGCAGCACGGTGTCGGTGACGACGGCCTTGGCCCCCGAGTCGGCGACGATGTAGGCCACCTCGGGCGGAGTCAGGCGGAAGTTGACCGGCACGGCGATGGCGCCGAGCGCGTTGATCCCGAATACCGCCTCCAGATACTCGGGGTAGTTGAGCGCGAGGATCAGCACGCGATCCCCGAACCCGACCCCTCGGCGGGCCAGCGCATCGGCGAACCGCTGCGAACGCTCGTGCAGTTGCTTCCAGGTGGTGTCGTGCCTCCGGAACCGGATCGCGACGCTGTCCGGGCGCATCAGCGCGTGCGTGGCCAGCTGGTTGTTCCAGTGGTTGCGCCGCGACCGGATCGGCTCGTCGAGCGATTGGGCTCCGATGGTCATGCTTGCAGTCCTCTCCGGCCGTCGGCTGAACGTTTGCGAGAATACCAACTAACTTTTCACCGTGACAAGGGTTACAGAGAGGAATCGGCAACTCGCTTCTCACTTGATCATATTCCAGTTCAGAGGCGGAAAATTCGGAGATGCGGTCAACCTATGCAGACGTTGCCGCACGGACGCCTGTCGAGGGATTGGCAAACTGCGGCTTACATCGAGGTTGAACTCGGCATCGTACCCGTGCCACCATCGAGACCGACCGCGGGCGCGTGTGCCCGTGTGACACAGCAGGAGGACAACCGATGTTGCGGACCAGGTTCACCGAGGAATTCGGCATCGAGCATCCGATCGTGCAGGGCGGCATGATGTGGGTCGGCCGGGCCGAACTGGTGGCCGCTGTCGCGAACGCCGGTGGCCTCGGCTTCATCACCGCGCTCACCCAGCCCACCCCCGACGCTCTGCGCAACGAGATCGCCCGCGCCCGCGAACTCACCGACAAGCCGTTCGGCGTGAACGTGACGATCCTGCCCTCGATCAACCCGCCGCCGTACGAGGAGTACGTCAAGGCGATCGTCGAGTCGGGCGTGAAGATCGTCGAGACCGCGGGCAGCAATCCCGAACCCTTCCTGCCGTACTACAAGGAGGCCGGGGTCAAGGTGCTGCACAAGTGCACCAGCGTCCGGCACGCGCTCAAAGCGCAGAAGATCGGCGTGGACGGCGTATCCATCGACGGCTTCGAATGCGCCGGACACCCGGGTGAGGACGATGTACCGGGCCTGATCCTGATTCCGGCCGCGGCCAAGGCGCTGGAGATCCCGATCATCGCCTCGGGTGGCATCGCCGACGCCCGCGGCCTGGTGGCGGCGCTGGCGCTGGGCGCGGACGGGGTCAATATGGGCACCCGGTTCCTGTGCACGCGGGAGTCGGCGGTGCACCAGAAGGTGAAGGAGCGGATCGTCGCCCACAGTGAGCGCGACACCCAGCTCATCTTCCGCACCATGCGCAATACCGCCCGCGTGGCCGACAACGAGATCAGCCGCAAGGTCGTGGAGATCGAGGCGGCCGGAGGCAAGTTCGAGGACGTGCGCGATCTGGTCGCCGGGGCCCGCGGCCGCCGGGTGTTCGAGGAGGGCGACCTCGATGCCGGGATCTGGTCCGCAGGCCAGGTCCAGGGCCTCATCGACGACATCCCCAGCTGCGCCGAGCTGATCTCCCGCATGGTGTCGGAGGCGGAGGGGCTCATCAACGAACGGCTGGCGTCCTTCGTGGCGTAGCGACCGGCCCGGGCGGACAGTCGTGCGTCCGCCCGGGTCGCGGCCCACCGCTACGCGCGGGCGAGTACCGCGTTGTAGTCGTGACTGGCGATGACCTCGATGCCCGCGGGCAGCGCGTGCAGCCGCTGGATGGTTTCGAAGGTCTTGTCGCGGTCGGCGTCGAAGAGCCGGCCCGGCATGGGCGCCTTCTCCCGAATCAGCTCGATCTGCACGGTGTTCCAGATGGCGTCGCCGACCAGCAGGACCCGGGTGCCGTCGTCGACCGCGAGCAGCACCCCGATGCTGCCGGGGGTGTGGCCGGGCAGGTCGACCAGGATCACCGCGCCGTCACCGAACAGGTCGTGGCTGCGGGTGAAGGTGAGCACGGGCGGGCCGTCGAGTTCGACATTGCCGATGCGGCGGTCCCGCAGCGGCGCGCGGACCACGCCGTAGGGGGCCGTTTCACCGTTCATCGCCCATTCGTATTCGTTTGCCGGAACACGCAATTCGAGCGACTCCGGCATGTCGAGCAGGCCGGAGACGTGGTCCCAGTGCAGATGCGTCGCGAGCGCGAAATCGATGTCCTCGCCGGAGAGTTCGCGACCGGCCAGCGCGTCGGCCAGGCCGAGCACCGGTTTCTCGGGTGAGACCAACAGCCCGACCGGAAACGGCATCCCCGGTAGCACGCGCCTGTGCACGGCCGCGCAGATCGCCGGGTCCACC from Nocardia wallacei carries:
- a CDS encoding MBL fold metallo-hydrolase, whose protein sequence is MDQPTIQPDLAAGRPAAVHALADCCSALFATPRRLLRPRRPDAAFLASLGTAELPPARAKVALTALVQARTSAPGAVVAEGLRTLRSLPMAMGAFLIEHPRARFLVDPAICAAVHRRVLPGMPFPVGLLVSPEKPVLGLADALAGRELSGEDIDFALATHLHWDHVSGLLDMPESLELRVPANEYEWAMNGETAPYGVVRAPLRDRRIGNVELDGPPVLTFTRSHDLFGDGAVILVDLPGHTPGSIGVLLAVDDGTRVLLVGDAIWNTVQIELIREKAPMPGRLFDADRDKTFETIQRLHALPAGIEVIASHDYNAVLARA
- a CDS encoding NAD(P)H-dependent flavin oxidoreductase, which gives rise to MLRTRFTEEFGIEHPIVQGGMMWVGRAELVAAVANAGGLGFITALTQPTPDALRNEIARARELTDKPFGVNVTILPSINPPPYEEYVKAIVESGVKIVETAGSNPEPFLPYYKEAGVKVLHKCTSVRHALKAQKIGVDGVSIDGFECAGHPGEDDVPGLILIPAAAKALEIPIIASGGIADARGLVAALALGADGVNMGTRFLCTRESAVHQKVKERIVAHSERDTQLIFRTMRNTARVADNEISRKVVEIEAAGGKFEDVRDLVAGARGRRVFEEGDLDAGIWSAGQVQGLIDDIPSCAELISRMVSEAEGLINERLASFVA
- the fadD5 gene encoding fatty-acid--CoA ligase FadD5, whose protein sequence is MTIGAQSLDEPIRSRRNHWNNQLATHALMRPDSVAIRFRRHDTTWKQLHERSQRFADALARRGVGFGDRVLILALNYPEYLEAVFGINALGAIAVPVNFRLTPPEVAYIVADSGAKAVVTDTVLQPLATGVMAQSPALETCVVIGGQSADGVLGYDDALAEAGEPHVPLDIPEDTPCLIMYTSGTTGSPKGAILSHANLTAQALTCIRAMDLTPESVGFCTSPLFHIAGLGSLAPAFQLGSKTVLHPLGAFDPTEFLDAVEAEQATTAFCVPAQWQLICEEPTVKQRKTALKMLSWGAAPASDTVLRAMAECFPDAQNVAVFGQTEMSPITCVLEGRDALRKLGSVGRPIPTIQARIVDDEMNDVAPGEIGEIVYRGPTLMQGYWNKPEATAEAFAGGWFHSGDLVRTDEEGFVYVVDRKKDMIISGGENIYCAEVENVLFAHPKIHEAAVVGRAHEKWGEVPVAVVALVNPDDTLTLEELTPFLNENLARYKHPKDLVLVPELPRNASGKVVKVQLRKEYSS